The Solanum pennellii chromosome 11, SPENNV200 genome contains a region encoding:
- the LOC107005021 gene encoding uncharacterized protein LOC107005021 isoform X1 produces the protein MNQSGKKITVATARPHTRKSKNNICSSTMIAQIAVATTVGFLGWAYLAFFRPPSPKVCGSPDGPPATSRRVKLNDGRCVAYKEGGVAKEKAKRKIIIIHGFDSSKDLMLPISQDLIQELEIYVLQYDRAGYGESDPHPKRSVKSEAFDVEELADKLQLGPKFYVVGLSMGAYSAWSCLKYIPNRLAGVSLVVPFVNYWWPCYPAKLSKEALGKMLPQDQRTFRIAHYAPWLVHWWMNQKWFHALSMLEGNMAIFCPRDLEMLKQLSSAPSPGQEKVRQQGEFECLYRDLIVGFGNWDFAPTDITNPFPDNEGSVHLWQGHDDRIIPRELNRYLAEKLPWIQYHEVPNAGHLLMHNASYCETILRKLCTS, from the exons ATGAATCAAAGTGGTAAAAAGATTACTGTTGCAACTGCTAGACCTCACACCAGAAAATCCAAGAACAACATCTGTTCTTCAA CTATGATTGCACAAATAGCAGTAGCAACAACAGTTGGATTTCTCGGATGGGCTTATTTGGCATTTTTTAGGCCTCCCTCTCCAAAAGTTTGTGGCTCACCAGATGGTCCTCCGGCGACTTCGCGAAGGGTCAAGCTCAACGATGGGAGATGTGTAGCCTACAAAGAGGGCGGCGTTGCCAAGGAGAAGGCAAAGCGCaagataattattattcatggCTTTGACAGTTCCAAAGACCTTATGTTGCCGATATCCCAA GACTTAATTCAAGAGCTTGAAATATATGTTCTACAATATGATCGTGCTGGATATGGAGAGAGTGATCCACATCCAAAGCGCTCAGTAAAGAGTGAAGCATTTGACGTTGAGGAGCTAGCTGATAAGTTACAACTAGGACCCAAGTTCTATGTGGTTGGCTTGTCCATGGGAGCGTATTCTGCATGGAGTTGTCTTAAGTACATACCGAATAG GCTGGCCGGAGTTTCCCTTGTTGTTCCGTTTGTAAATTACTGGTGGCCATGTTATCCTGCTAAACTATCAAAAGAAGCCCTCGGGAAGATGCTTCCACAAGATCAACGGACATTCAGAATTGCGCATTATGCCCCATGGCTGGTTCATTGGTGGATGAACCAAAAGTGGTTCCATGCTTTAAGTATGCTGGAAGGGAACATGGCAATATTTTGTCCGCGTGATCTCGAAATGCTGAAGCAGTTATCCTCTGCCCCGAGTCCTGGTCAG GAGAAGGTTCGACAGCAAGGCGAGTTTGAATGTTTGTATCGAGACCTGATAGTTGGTTTCGGAAATTGGGACTTTGCTCCGACGGATATCACAAATCCTTTTCCAGATAACGAAGGTTCGGTCCATCTTTGGCAAGGACACGATGACAGAATTATTCCGCGTGAACTCAATCGTTATCTAGCAGAGAAGCTCCCATGGATTCAATATCATGAGGTTCCTAATGCTGGACATTTGTTAATGCACAATGCTAGTTATTGTGAAACCATCTTGAGGAAACTTTGCACTAGTTGA
- the LOC107004469 gene encoding protein SUPPRESSOR OF K(+) TRANSPORT GROWTH DEFECT 1 isoform X1, producing the protein MYSNFKEQAIEYVRQAVQEDNGGNYAKAFPLYMNALEYFKTHLKYEKNPKIKEAITQKFTEYLRRAEEIRAVLDEGGSGPGPNGGDAAVIAKPKTKPKDGEDGEDPEQSKLRAGLNSAIVREKPNVKWNDVAGLESAKQALQEAVILPVKFPQFFTGKRRPWRAFLLYGPPGTGKSYLAKAVATEADSTFFSVSSSDLVSKWMGESEKLVSNLFQMARESAPSIIFVDEIDSLCGQRGEGNESEASRRIKTELLVQMQGVGHNDDKVLVLAATNTPYSLDQAIRRRFDKRIYIPLPDLKARQHMFKVHLGDTPHNLSESDFEDLARKTEGFSGSDVSVCVKDVLFEPVRKTQDAVFFTQTSNGTWIPCGPKQQGAVQTTMQELAAKGLASQIIPPPITKTDFDKVLARQRPTVSKSDLEVHDRFTKEFGEEG; encoded by the exons ATGTATAGCAATTTTAAGGAGCAAGCAATTGAGTATGTAAGGCAAGCAGTGCAAGAGGACAATGGTGGAAACTATGCAAAGGCATTTCCGTTGTATATGAATGCATTGGAGTACTTTAAGACCCATTTGAAGTACGAGAAGAATCCTAAGATAAAGGAGGCAATTACCCAGAAATTTACTGAGTATTTACGCCGGGCGGAGGAGATTCGGGCTGTGTTGGATGAGGGTGGAAGTGGGCCTGGTCCAAATGGAGGTGATGCAGCTGTGATTGCTAAGCCTAAGACTAAGCCTAAGGATGGTGAGGATGGGGAGGATCCGGAGCAGTCTAAACTTAGGGCTGGGCTTAATTCAGCAATTGTTAGAGAGAAACCTAATGTGAAGTGGAATGATGTTGCTGGATTGGAGAGTGCCAAACAGGCGTTGCAGGAAGCTGTCATTTTGCCTGTGAAATTCCCTCAGTTCTTCACAG GCAAGAGGCGACCGTGGAGAGCTTTTCTTCTTTATGGTCCTCCTGGGACAGGGAAGTCTTACTTGGCCAAAGCTGTTGCTACTGAAGCTGACTCCACCTTTTTTAG TGTCTCGTCATCGGACCTTGTATCCAAGTGGATGGGTGAAAGTGAAAAGCTAGTTTCAAACCTTTTCCAAATGGCTCGTGAAAGCGCTCCCTCCATTATATTCGTTGATGAAATTGATTCCTTGTGTGGGCAGCGAGGAGAAGGAAACGAAAGTGAAGCTTCTCGACGTATTAAAACAGAACTCCTTGTGCAGATGCAG GGTGTTGGTCACAATGATGATAAAGTTCTTGTACTTGCGGCAACAAATACACCCTATTCCCTAGATCAG GCTATACGGCGAAGATTTGATAAGCGTATCTACATTCCGCTCCCAGATTTGAAGGCACGGCAACACATGTTCAAA GTTCATTTAGGTGATACCCCCCATAACTTAAGCGAGAGTGACTTTGAAGACCTGGCCCGTAAGACAGAAGGTTTTTCTGGTTCCGATGTTTCTGTTTGT GTTAAGGATGTGCTATTTGAACCCGTACGTAAGACACAAGATGCTGTATTCTTTACTCAGACTTCTAATGGTACCTGGATACCATGCGGACCAAAGCAACAGGGTGCTGTGCAGACAACTATGCAGGAGCTTGCTGCTAAAGGACTTGCATCCCAG ATCATACCGCCCCCCATTACAAAGACAGACTTTGATAAGGTTCTTGCTCGTCAAAGGCCAACAGTTAGTAAATCCGACCTTGAAGTGCATGACAGATTCACAAAAGAGTTTGGAGAAGAAGGTTGA
- the LOC107004468 gene encoding poly [ADP-ribose] polymerase 3 yields MKVHEKRSHSHASDEEKKVTTRKQKAEAAPKKPKIANEGEGSDKVNGRSNAADVAAEFEKFCRETREHLSIEQMREILEANARDASIADEAVVPRCQDILFYGPVGDCPVCGGALELSGDSYHCEGAYSEWSSCVYSTRSPPRREEPINIPESIEKTPVYELIEKHRDPKSRPKREIAAADKPFVGMMIALSGRLSRTHQYWKKKIEKNGGKVANSVIGATCLVVSPSERDRGGSSKVAEAVERGIPVVREAWLTDSIEKKQAETLDAYDIASDIAVEGKGLALDQQDSSVVALETLTAELKVFGKRGVHIDSKLQDEGGKILEKDGILYNCALTVCDQGRNLNDFCIMQLIVARENRLYLYYRKGKIGDSPRADDKLEEWENVNDAIREFAKLFEELTGDQFEPWEREKKIHKKNMKFFPIDIDDGVEVRCGGLGLRQLGVAASHSKLDPKVANLMKVLCSQEIYRYALVEMGYDSPEIPIGMVTDLHLRRCEDTLKEFVEKLKSSTPTGNKADAVWGDFTQRWFTLIPTTRPFPFKDYEELADQGASSYEAIRDINTASRLIGDMSGSTLDDPLFERYMKLNCSLSPLEKEEDDYKMIVKYLDKTYEPVSIGDVSYGVSVENIFAVEASACPSLDDIKKLPNKVLLWCGTRSSNLLRHLQMGFLPSTCSLPVPGYMFGRAIVCSDAAAEAARYGFTAVDRPEGFLVLAVASLGEEIQEFSSPPEDTKSLEEKGIGAKGLGKNKTDESEHFVWKDNINVPCGKLIPSEHKESPLEYNEYAVYDPHQVSIRFLVEVKFEEKDVEYEAVELETEQQPEE; encoded by the exons atgaag gttcatgagaaaagGTCTCACTCTCATGCAAGTGATGAAGAGAAGAAAGTTACTACAAGAAAGCAAAAGGCTGAGGCGGCGCCAAAGAAGCCGAAAATCGCCAATGAAGGCGAGGGTAGTGATAAGGTTAATGGAAGATCGAATGCTGCGGATGTGGCAGCTGAATTTGAGAAGTTCTGTAGAGAGACAAGAGAACATCTCTCCATCGAACAAATGCGCGAAATTCTCGAAGCCAATGCCCGGGATGCTTCAATAGCTGATGAGGCTGTTGTTCCTAGATG CCAAGACATACTATTCTATGGTCCTGTCGGCGATTGTCCAGTTTGTGGTGGCGCGTTAGAGTTGTCTGGCGACAGCTATCATTGCGAGGGAGCATATAGTGAGTGGTCCAGTTGTGTCTACAGCACTAGGTCTCCACCAAGAAGAGAAGAGCCTATAAATATCCCCGAATCTATTGAAAAAACTCCCGTCTACGAG CTAATTGAGAAACATAGAGACCCGAAAAGTCGTCCCAAGCGAGAAATAGCTGCAGCGGATAAACCATTTGTAGGAATGATGATTGCTCTTTCAGGCCGTCTTTCTCGAACACAT CAATATTGGAAGAAAAAGATCGAGAAAAATGGAGGGAAAGTGGCTAATTCTGTTATTG GGGCAACATGCCTTGTGGTTTCTCCCTCGGAGCGAGATCGCGGTGGCTCGTCTAAAGTAGCTGAAGCAGT GGAGAGGGGTATCCCGGTAGTGAGGGAGGCTTGGCTGACCGATAGCATCGAGAAAAAACAAGCTGAAACGTTAGATGCATACGATATTGCCAGTGACATTGCGGTAGAGGGGAAAGGTCTTGCACTAGATCAGCAAGATTCCAGTGTGGTGGCACTTGAAACCTTAACAGCTGAG CTAAAAGTGTTTGGAAAGAGAGGTGTGCATATCGACAGTAAGCTGCAGGATGAAGGTGGAAAAATTTTAGAGAAAGATGGCATATTGTACAATTGTGCTCTCACTGTTTGTGATCAAGGGAGGAACCTGAACGA CTTCTGCATTATGCAACTTATCGTGGCGCGAGAGAATCGGTTGTACCTTTATTACAGGAAGGGAAAAATTGGTGACAGCCCCAGAGCAGATGACAAGTTGGAGGAATGGGAAAACGTGAACGATGCTATTAGAGAATTCGCAAAGCTCTTTGAAGAACTGACGGGAGATCAGTTCGAACCATGGGAAAGAGAGAAGAAGattcataagaaaaatatgaagttCTTCCCTATTGATATT GATGATGGCGTTGAAGTAAGGTGTGGCGGACTAGGCCTTAGGCAACTCGGGGTTGCTGCTTCACATAGTAAGCTTGATCCGAAGGTAGCAAATTTAATGAAAGTCCTCTGTAGCCAGGAGATTTACCG GTATGCTCTAGTGGAGATGGGATATGATTCACCTGAGATTCCTATTGGGATGGTTACTGATCTTCATTTGAGAAGAT GTGAGGATACCCTCAAAGAATTTGTGGAGAAACTGAAATCTTCAACGCCAACGGGGAACAAAGCAGACGCCGTTTGGGGCGATTTCACCCAAAGATGGTTCACTCTCATACCGACTACAAGGCCCTTTCCCTTTAAAGACTATGAAGAACTTGCAGACCAG GGTGCTTCTTCTTATGAGGCGATTCGAGATATCAATACTGCCTCCCGTCTTATAGGAGATATGTCAGGCTCAACGTTGGACGATCCTCTTTTTGAGCGTTATATGAAGCTAAATTGTTCTCTTTCACCTCTTGAGAAAGAGGAAGATGACTACAAAATGATAGTGAAGTACCTGGACAAAACTTATGAACCAGTGAGCATCGGCGATGTT AGCTATGGTGTATCGGTTGAGAATATCTTTGCTGTTGAAGCAAGTGCATGCCCCTCTCTTGATGACATCAAGAAATTGCCCAACAAGGTTCTGTTATGGTGTG GGACTAGGAGTTCAAATCTATTGAGACACTTGCAGATGGGATTCTTGCCTTCAACTTGTTCACTTCCTGTACCAGGATACATG TTTGGAAGAGCCATCGTTTGTTCGGATGCTGCAGCAGAAGCAGCCAGATATGGATTCACAGCTGTAGATAGGCCAGAAGGTTTCTTGGTTTTGGCTGTTGCCTCACTAGGAGAAGAAATCCAAGAGTTCTCAAGTCCACCTGAG GACACTAAATCTCTGGAGGAGAAGGGAATTGGAGCTAAAGGGCTTGGCAAGAACAAAACAGACGAGTCAGAGCATTTTGTGTGGAAGGACAACATTAATGTCCCTTGTGGCAAGTTGATTCCATCAGAGCACAAGGAAAGCCCTCTCGAGTACAACGAATATGCTGTATATGATCCACATCAG GTAAGCATAAGGTTCTTGGTGGAGGTGAAATTCGAGGAGAAAGACGTGGAGTATGAAGCAGTTGAGCTCGAGACTGAGCAGCAGCCCGAGGAATAA
- the LOC107004469 gene encoding protein SUPPRESSOR OF K(+) TRANSPORT GROWTH DEFECT 1 isoform X3, giving the protein MYSNFKEQAIEYVRQAVQEDNGGNYAKAFPLYMNALEYFKTHLKYEKNPKIKEAITQKFTEYLRRAEEIRAVLDEGGSGPGPNGGDAAVIAKPKTKPKDGEDGEDPEQSKLRAGLNSAIVREKPNVKWNDVAGLESAKQALQEAVILPVKFPQFFTGKRRPWRAFLLYGPPGTGKSYLAKAVATEADSTFFR; this is encoded by the exons ATGTATAGCAATTTTAAGGAGCAAGCAATTGAGTATGTAAGGCAAGCAGTGCAAGAGGACAATGGTGGAAACTATGCAAAGGCATTTCCGTTGTATATGAATGCATTGGAGTACTTTAAGACCCATTTGAAGTACGAGAAGAATCCTAAGATAAAGGAGGCAATTACCCAGAAATTTACTGAGTATTTACGCCGGGCGGAGGAGATTCGGGCTGTGTTGGATGAGGGTGGAAGTGGGCCTGGTCCAAATGGAGGTGATGCAGCTGTGATTGCTAAGCCTAAGACTAAGCCTAAGGATGGTGAGGATGGGGAGGATCCGGAGCAGTCTAAACTTAGGGCTGGGCTTAATTCAGCAATTGTTAGAGAGAAACCTAATGTGAAGTGGAATGATGTTGCTGGATTGGAGAGTGCCAAACAGGCGTTGCAGGAAGCTGTCATTTTGCCTGTGAAATTCCCTCAGTTCTTCACAG GCAAGAGGCGACCGTGGAGAGCTTTTCTTCTTTATGGTCCTCCTGGGACAGGGAAGTCTTACTTGGCCAAAGCTGTTGCTACTGAAGCTGACTCCACCTTTTTTAG atga
- the LOC107005021 gene encoding uncharacterized protein LOC107005021 isoform X2, translating into MIAQIAVATTVGFLGWAYLAFFRPPSPKVCGSPDGPPATSRRVKLNDGRCVAYKEGGVAKEKAKRKIIIIHGFDSSKDLMLPISQDLIQELEIYVLQYDRAGYGESDPHPKRSVKSEAFDVEELADKLQLGPKFYVVGLSMGAYSAWSCLKYIPNRLAGVSLVVPFVNYWWPCYPAKLSKEALGKMLPQDQRTFRIAHYAPWLVHWWMNQKWFHALSMLEGNMAIFCPRDLEMLKQLSSAPSPGQEKVRQQGEFECLYRDLIVGFGNWDFAPTDITNPFPDNEGSVHLWQGHDDRIIPRELNRYLAEKLPWIQYHEVPNAGHLLMHNASYCETILRKLCTS; encoded by the exons ATGATTGCACAAATAGCAGTAGCAACAACAGTTGGATTTCTCGGATGGGCTTATTTGGCATTTTTTAGGCCTCCCTCTCCAAAAGTTTGTGGCTCACCAGATGGTCCTCCGGCGACTTCGCGAAGGGTCAAGCTCAACGATGGGAGATGTGTAGCCTACAAAGAGGGCGGCGTTGCCAAGGAGAAGGCAAAGCGCaagataattattattcatggCTTTGACAGTTCCAAAGACCTTATGTTGCCGATATCCCAA GACTTAATTCAAGAGCTTGAAATATATGTTCTACAATATGATCGTGCTGGATATGGAGAGAGTGATCCACATCCAAAGCGCTCAGTAAAGAGTGAAGCATTTGACGTTGAGGAGCTAGCTGATAAGTTACAACTAGGACCCAAGTTCTATGTGGTTGGCTTGTCCATGGGAGCGTATTCTGCATGGAGTTGTCTTAAGTACATACCGAATAG GCTGGCCGGAGTTTCCCTTGTTGTTCCGTTTGTAAATTACTGGTGGCCATGTTATCCTGCTAAACTATCAAAAGAAGCCCTCGGGAAGATGCTTCCACAAGATCAACGGACATTCAGAATTGCGCATTATGCCCCATGGCTGGTTCATTGGTGGATGAACCAAAAGTGGTTCCATGCTTTAAGTATGCTGGAAGGGAACATGGCAATATTTTGTCCGCGTGATCTCGAAATGCTGAAGCAGTTATCCTCTGCCCCGAGTCCTGGTCAG GAGAAGGTTCGACAGCAAGGCGAGTTTGAATGTTTGTATCGAGACCTGATAGTTGGTTTCGGAAATTGGGACTTTGCTCCGACGGATATCACAAATCCTTTTCCAGATAACGAAGGTTCGGTCCATCTTTGGCAAGGACACGATGACAGAATTATTCCGCGTGAACTCAATCGTTATCTAGCAGAGAAGCTCCCATGGATTCAATATCATGAGGTTCCTAATGCTGGACATTTGTTAATGCACAATGCTAGTTATTGTGAAACCATCTTGAGGAAACTTTGCACTAGTTGA
- the LOC107004469 gene encoding protein SUPPRESSOR OF K(+) TRANSPORT GROWTH DEFECT 1 isoform X2, translated as MYSNFKEQAIEYVRQAVQEDNGGNYAKAFPLYMNALEYFKTHLKYEKNPKIKEAITQKFTEYLRRAEEIRAVLDEGGSGPGPNGGDAAVIAKPKTKPKDGEDGEDPEQSKLRAGLNSAIVREKPNVKWNDVAGLESAKQALQEAVILPVKFPQFFTGKRRPWRAFLLYGPPGTGKSYLAKAVATEADSTFFRSQDACVLE; from the exons ATGTATAGCAATTTTAAGGAGCAAGCAATTGAGTATGTAAGGCAAGCAGTGCAAGAGGACAATGGTGGAAACTATGCAAAGGCATTTCCGTTGTATATGAATGCATTGGAGTACTTTAAGACCCATTTGAAGTACGAGAAGAATCCTAAGATAAAGGAGGCAATTACCCAGAAATTTACTGAGTATTTACGCCGGGCGGAGGAGATTCGGGCTGTGTTGGATGAGGGTGGAAGTGGGCCTGGTCCAAATGGAGGTGATGCAGCTGTGATTGCTAAGCCTAAGACTAAGCCTAAGGATGGTGAGGATGGGGAGGATCCGGAGCAGTCTAAACTTAGGGCTGGGCTTAATTCAGCAATTGTTAGAGAGAAACCTAATGTGAAGTGGAATGATGTTGCTGGATTGGAGAGTGCCAAACAGGCGTTGCAGGAAGCTGTCATTTTGCCTGTGAAATTCCCTCAGTTCTTCACAG GCAAGAGGCGACCGTGGAGAGCTTTTCTTCTTTATGGTCCTCCTGGGACAGGGAAGTCTTACTTGGCCAAAGCTGTTGCTACTGAAGCTGACTCCACCTTTTTTAG ATCTCAAGATGCCTGCGTCCTCGAATGA
- the LOC107004642 gene encoding acylsugar acyltransferase 3, whose product MASSTIISRKMIKLLSPTPPSLRCHKLSFMDHINFHLHSPYAFFYPKIPQNYSSKISQILENSLSKVLSFYYPLAGKINNNYTYVDCNDTGAEYLNVRIDCPMSQIINDPYNDAVGVVFPQDLPWSSSWNRSPLVVQLSHFDCGGIAVSACTSHTIFDGHSLSKFINDWASTARNMDFKPSPQFNASTFFPLPSETNLSSTLPTKHPSKRHVSRMYNFSSSNLTRLKDMVTKESHVKNPTRIEVASALVHKCGVTMSMEKSGMFKPTLMTHAMNLRPPIPLNTMGNAVCIILTTTVTEDEVKLPNFVAKLQKDKQQLRDKLKDMKKDMMPLYTLELGKNAMNIIEKDTHDVYVCSGMTNTGLHKIDFGWGEPVRVTLATSNKNNFIFMDEQSGDGLNVLITLTKDYMLKFQSNKELLEFASPVVESTK is encoded by the coding sequence ATGGCATCATCAACAATTATATCTAGAAAAATGATTAAACTTTTATCCCCAACTCCTCCTTCACTTAGATGTCACAAACTCTCTTTTATGGATCACATAAATTTTCATCTGCATTCTCCATATGCCTTCTTCTACCCTAAAATACCTCAAAATTATAGTAGCAAAATATCACAAATACTTGAAAATTCCCTTTCAAAAGTATTATCCTTTTATTATCCCTTAGCGGgaaaaatcaataataattaCACCTATGTCGATTGTAATGATACAGGTGCTGAGTATTTAAACGTCCGTATCGATTGTCCAATGTCTCAAATTATCAACGACCCTTATAATGATGCTGTGGGTGTAGTCTTCCCACAAGATTTGCCTTGGAGTAGTAGCTGGAATCGAAGTCCACTAGTGGTTCAATTAAGTCattttgattgtggtggaataGCAGTCAGCGCATGTACATCACATACAATTTTTGATGGACATTCTCTCTCTAAATTCATAAATGATTGGGCGTCTACAGCTCGAAACATGGATTTTAAACCATCTCCTCAGTTCAATGCATCTACTTTCTTCCCTTTACCGTCTGAAACTAATTTGAGTAGTACCCTACCCACAAAGCATCCATCAAAACGTCATGTCTCAAGAATGTACAATTTCTCATCCTCGAATTTGACAAGACTCAAGGATATGGTAACAAAAGAATCACATGTAAAGAATCCAACTCGCATTGAAGTTGCCTCGGCACTTGTTCATAAATGTGGGGTGACTATGTCAATGGAGAAATCAGGCATGTTCAAACCAACTCTAATGACCCATGCTATGAATTTACGCCCACCAATTCCACTAAACACAATGGGAAATGCAGTATGTATCATTCTCACAACAACAGTGACAGAAGATGAGGTAAAACTTCCAAACTTTGTTGCTAAACTACAGAAGGATAAACAACAACTTCGAGACAAGTTGAAGGATATGAAAAAAGATATGATGCCCTTATATACACTTGAACTAGGTAAAAACGCGATGAACATAATAGAGAAGGATACACATGATGTTTATGTTTGCTCAGGCATGACCAATACTGGATTACATAAGATCGATTTCGGATGGGGTGAACCTGTAAGAGTAACCCTAGCAACTTCAAATAAGAACAACTTCATTTTCATGGATGAACAAAGTGGAGATGGGCTAAATGTACTTATCACTTTAACAAAAGATTATATGCTGAAGTTTCAGAGCAACAAGGAGCTTCTAGAGTTTGCTTCTCCAGTTGTTGAATCAACCAAATAA